The nucleotide window GGTCATCGGGGCGTACATCGTCAACCACTACATCGTGACCAGGCCAAGCGCGGACGCTCCTGCCGCGGCGGCCGCGGCCACCAATCCCGGAAAGGCTGAAGCCAAATCCGACGCCAAGTCGACCGAGACCATGGCCAGCGTCAGCAACCTTCCGGCCGCGGGCGTCAAGGCTAGGGGTATCTCCGAGAAGGCCATCATGGAGAAAACCGCTGCCGAACGGTCGGCGGTGGTCGAAAAGGCCCAGGAGAAGGCCGAAGCGAAGGCCGAAGCGAAGGCGGACTCCAAACCCGATACCAAGTCCTCCGATGCCAAACCTTCCGATGCCAAATCTTCCGATGCCAAGGCCTCCGATTCCAAGTCTGATGTGAAATCGGCCGAAAGCCCGGCCGACGCTACGAGCAATCCTGCCGACCAGCGCCGTCATGCAGCGCTATCCCGCGAAAAGGAAAAGATCAGGGTGGTGCTGCCATCGCCCGTGCAGCCCGTGAATTCTTCGCCGGCTCCAGTTGCGGCGGCTGCACCCGCTGTTCCCGTCGAGACGGCGGTAGCGCCCGATGAACGGCGCGATGCCAACGATCTGGCGCGCGCCGCGATCGAGCGCCTGCGCGCCAACGGCGAAGCATCGCCGCGCGCCTCCGAGACGGCCCGCGCACCTGAAGCGCCAAAGGAAGCCCCAAGGGAAGCGGCGAGGGTTGCGAATGCGCCCGCGATCGCAAATGCACCCGCGCTTCGTCCGCTGCCGCCGCCGATCATGGTCTCGGGCTCACCCGCTGGCGAACCCTTTGGTCAGGGTTCGTCGCAGCAGACACGGCCGCCTTATGCCGAGACCGTCGACCCGAACCGCCCAGTTCCGCCCGCCGATATTCCGGTCTCGCGCCCGCTCGATCTGCGTGCCGATGGTGCAGAACCTTCCGTGCGTGAACGCGCCACGGCGGCTGCCGAAGATGCGTTGTCGACCGCGAAGTCGATCTTCCACGCGGTGCTGCCGAAGTAATCTGCGAATCTGCGACAGAGGCATGCCCTCGGACTTGGTCCGGGGCGGCCTTCCGCCTGGCGCAAGGAAAGCGCATCAAGCTGCAGCCGGATGCTGATTCAAGCAAAATTAAAAGCCTCTAGCCGCCGGTTCGCGCAAGTCCGCTTCGCGCGGCTTCGTCCTTGGGCCGGAGCGCGAGCGCGCGGCCGTAGGATGTGAACGCCTTGGCCTTGTCGCCCAGGCGCTCATAGGTGACGCCGCGCGCCGACCAGGCTTGCGCGCTGTTGGGATCGGCCTGTACCGCTTCGTCGAGATCGGAAGCGGCTTCCTTCGCCCTGTCGATAGCGAGGTAGCTGGTCGCCCGCGCCAGCAGCGGCTCGACCTGTTGCGGCGTCAGGCCATTGGCCGCGGTGAAATCCGCAATCGCGTGCTCATGCTGCTTGTCGGCCTGGTAGATCAGGCCGCGGCCGTACAGGGCCGGCACGTTGTAGGGATCGAGTGCCAGCGCGCGGTCGAATTCCGCGAGCGCTTCCTCGGTCTTGCCGGATTTGGCGAGCGCCAGGCCGCGCGCAGCGTGGCCTTGGGCATCGCTGACGCTTTGTCCGCTGATCGTGCCGGTCGGCTTCTGCTCGACGGCCTGGGGCTTTTCCCTGTCCGATCCCCACGATCCCAGATCGAATGAACAACCGCCGAGAGGAAGGGTGAGAACGATCGCTAGCAGCGCGATGGGGACGGCCGTGAAGCGCGAAGCGCAGGGAAGGGCGTTGCAATCCGTAACGGCCATGCAGCGGAATACTCTCGCGTGTTGGATCGCGCATAGGTAACCCGACGGGCCGCAAAATGCATCGGTCAAAATAGCCGCAACAGCCGGCGAAGGAGACGCGAGTGATCGAGCAGGCCCGCGCGCAGAGGCGCCGATAATCCAATACGCGGGTCTGGATGGCGAAAACAAAAACGCGGGCCCGAGGCCCGCGTTCTCAATTCAAATCTCTCGAAACGCGCTCAGCGCGGTCCGCGCGGACCTGCACCCGGCCCACGGCCGCCAGCGCCACCACGGTCGCCACCGGGACCGGCGCCGAACACCGGCTTGGGCTTCATCGGCAGCAAGCCTTCACGCTGCAGCTTCTTGCGGGCCAGCTTGCGCGCGCGGCGCACGGCTTCGGCCTTTTCACGGGCCTTCTTCTCGGACGGCTTTTCGTAGTGGCCGCGAAGCTTCATCTCGCGGAAGATACCCTCGCGCTGCATCTTCTTCTTCAGCGCCTTGAGGGCTTGATCGACATTGTTATCGCGGACGAGAACCTGCACGCGGCATCCTCTTTCAATTGATCGGATAGGAATTCTGGTAAAGCGAAGGGCCGACCAAAGGCCTGGCCCTTAACCCTGAGCGCGGGCATGTAGCAGACAAAACCGCAAATGTCCACCTGGGAAGGCGGTTTTCGGCCCCGAAAAGCTGCGAAAATCGGCTGGATTCGGCCGCTAGACAGAGCGTTTTCAAGCGAAGCGGACACCGGTCGCGTCAAGAAAACGCGTCAAAACAAGAATCTAGAGCCCGTTTCCTCAAATAACGAGCCCTTCACGGACCCTCCCTAATATCCAGCAGCGCAAAAACATGCGGGAGGCGAGAATGAATACCAAAAAATATACCGCTGAAGCGATCGGCACATTTTGGCTCACTTTTGCGGGATGCGGCAGCGCGGTCATCGCCGCCGGCTTTCCGGAGGTTGGAATCGGCCTGGTCGGTGTCTCCTTGGCATTCGGCTTGAGCGTCGTGACCATGGCTTATGCGATCGGCCACATCTCGGGCTGCCATCTCAATCCCGCCGTTACGATCGGCCTCGCGGCCGGCGGACGGTTTCCGGCGCAGCAGATCGTTCCTTACGTGATCGCTCAGGTGATCGGTGCTGTGGCTGCCGCGGCGCTGCTCTATGTGATCGCAAGCGGCGCGCCCGGCTTCGATCTGGCCAAGGGCTTTGCCTCTAACGGCTATGACGCGCATTCGCCCGGTCAGTACAGCATGGTGGCGTGCTTCATCACCGAGGTGGTGATGACCATGATGTTCCTGTTCATCATCATGGGCGCTACCCACGGCAAGGCGCCTGCGGGCTTTGCGCCGCTGGCGATTGGATTGGCGCTGGTGATGATCCATCTCGTCAGCATCCCCGTCACCAACACGTCGGTGAATCCCGCGCGCAGCACCGGGCCCGCGCTGTTCGTCGGAGGCTGGGCGCTGGCGCAGCTTTGGCTGTTCTGGGTTGCGCCCTTGATCGGCGGTGCGCTCGGCGGCGTGATCTATCGCTGGCTCAGCGAGGAGCCCGCCGGCGTCGTGGAAGGCTTGAAGACGGCCTGATCTGCGATCGCGCCCCGGCGCGAGCAAAGCGCTACTTCTTGCTGGCCGGTGCCACCTCGGTGACGTGGCCCATCTTGCGGCCCGGCCGCGGTGCGCCCTTGCCGTAGAGATGAACCGTGGCGCCGGGAACCGTCAACCATTGCTCGTAGTCGAGGATATCGTCGCCGATCAGGTTGGTCATGGTGACCTGGCCGTGGCGAACCGGCTTGCCGAGCGGCCAGCCGGCTATCGCCCGGATGTGCTGCTCGAATTGCGAGACCGAGGCGCCATCCAGCGTCCAGTGCCCGGAATTATGCACCCGCGGCGCGATCTCGTTGACCATCACGTGCGGTCCGCCGTTCCCGGCAACGACGAACAACTCGACTCCGAGCACGCCGACATAGTCGAGCGCATGGGCGATCTTCTCGGCAACGGCTCGCGCCTGTGCAGCCAGCTCATCCGATATCGCGGCGGGCACACGCGAGAATTTCAGGATGTGATCGCGGTGCTCGTTTTCGGTGACATCGTAGCATTCGACATGGCCGTCCACCGAGCGCGCGGCGATCACGGAAATCTCTCGCTCGAAGGGAACGAAGGCTTCGAGGATCGCGGATTTGGTGCCGAGGTCTTCCCAGACCTGAGCGGGATCGTCGCCCTCGCGAACGATCGCCTGGCCCTTGCCGTCATAGCCGAAGCGGCGGGTCTTGATCACGGCGGGAAGGCCGATGCGCGCAATAGCGGCCTGCAGGCTTTCCAGTGACGACACGTCGGCGTAATCGGCGGTGTCGATGCCGAGCCGCTTGACGAAATCCTTTTCGATCAGCCGGTCCTGCGTGGTTTCGAGGATTTTCTGCGCCGGCAATACCGGACGGCGCGCAGCCAGCACCATGGCGGTGGCGGCCGGCACGTTCTCGAATTCATAGGTGATGACGTCGACATCGTTGGCGAACAACTCCAGCGCCTCGACGTCGGCATATTCGGCGCAGGTTGCGTTCAGCACGACGTCGAACGCGGGCGAGTCCGGGTCCGGCGAAAACACCTGGCATTTGAGGCCGAGGCGCGCCGCCGCTATGGCCAGCATCCGGCCGAGTTGTCCGCCGCCGAGAATTCCGATGGTGTCGCCCGGCTTCAACTTCACCTTGCCTGAAGCCGTCACGCCGAACCCTCCGGGCGCTCCTTGACGGCGTCCGTCTGCTGCTTGCGCCAGGCAGCGAGCCGCGCGGCGAGGGCGGTATCGTTCAGCGCGAGCACGCTGGCCGCGAGCAGGGCGGCGTTGATGGCCCCGGCCTTGCCGATCGCCAGCGTTCCGACCGGAACGCCGGCCGGCATCTGCACGATCGAGTAGAGCGAATCGACCCCCGACAGCGCCTTGGATTCGACGGGAACGCCGAACACGGGCAGTTCCGTCAGCGCCGCAGTCATGCCGGGCAGGTGCGCCGCGCCGCCTGCGCCGGCAATGACAACCTTGAAACCTTGGGCTTTGGCGCCCTTGGCGAAGGCAAACAGCCGGTCCGGGGTCCGGTGGGCCGAGACGATGCGCTTTTCGCAGTCGATCCCGAGCGCCGCCAGCGTCTCGGCCGCGTGGCGCATGGTCTCCCAGTCGGACTGGCTGCCCATAATGATGGCGATCGGTGCGGTCATCTCGTCAATTCTGTTCAGGAATCCAGAAACATAGGCCGATTATAGGATCGGCCCGCGGCTCATCCAAGGCGTGGCAAGGGATCAGGAATGGACTATCCTGTCTTGGTGAATCCCGGCAAGCCTTCATAAGCGTGCCTGCACAGGGAAGGCCATGAAGAAGAAAACCAGGGCGACCGCCTCCAGGGCCGGAAAACGCCCCAAAAGTGCGGCTTCCGGGCGAAAATCCGCACCGCGGCGCTCGCCGCCAGCGGCATCCCGGCCGCCGGCAGCGTCCAACGAAACCAAGGCGACGATTCGCCGGCTGAAGGCGCAACTGGCCCAGACTCAGGCGCAGATCGAGGAACTTCAGGCCTCCGCCGATACCGACTTCCTGCTGGGCATTCCGAACCGGCGCGGTTTCGAGCGCGAGCTCAATCGTGCGATTGCCTACATGAAACGCTATCGCGCCTCTGGTGCCCTGGTCGTGCTCGACGTCGATCGCTTGAAGCCGATCAATGACGCCTTCGGTCACGCCGCAGGCGATCAGGTGCTCAAGGCCATCGTCGCGGCGCTGCTGGCGCAAGTGCGCGCTTCCGACGTAGTCGGCCGGCTCGGCGGCGACGAGTTCGCGCTGCTGCTGTGGAATCTCAGTGAGACCGACGCCAGGGCCAAGGCGGCGGCGCTGGAGGAGGCGATCGATCGCCTCAGCTTCGTGTTCGATGGCCACACCATCAGCGCGGGCGCCTCCGCGGGCGTCTCCGTTCTCGATACCCACTCCGAAGCCGGTCGCGCGCTGGAAGCGGCCGATAGCGCCATGTACGTGCGCAAGGCGCTGCGGCGGCATGAGGCGTCGTGAAGGGCGTAAGCCGAGAGCAATGACGACCTAAAGCCCACTGAGATCGTCCGGCACGTTACCGAATTTGCGCAGCAGTTTCGCGTCGCCGAATTCGCCCATCATGGGATCGCCGCTGCGGCTGAAGGCCACGGCGCCGATGCTGCCGGCCATCCGCGACATTGTCTCGGCCCGCCGCAGGGCGGTGGTCGGGCTCTGGCATTCTTCCGCGGCGCCCGCCACGGCGAGCCGCTATCGTCTTGCAGGAATGGCATTGCGACGTAGTAGGTGACATCGGCCATTGTATCGCTCCAGTGTGATCGCTCCAGATCAGGCCGCGTTGCTATTCGCACGTTTGGCCGGCACACAGCCGGCCGCTATCGTGGCCTGCAGCTCCTCCAGTTCGATTTCCAGATACTCGTTCGCCATGATCAGCGCCTTGATGGTCGAACGCAGATTGCCGTCGCACATCGCAATCGCCTGATCGCAGGCCTGCTCGTAGTGGTTGTTGTCGGACAGGGGCGGTGTGGTGGACATGGCTGGACTCCCGAGGCTGGCGGCAGGAAGGCATGTTCTCTTTTTGTTCTCATTGAGTCAAGTCGCATCCGCCAGCCGGAGGCCTTTTTTGCCGGCCGCCCGGCAAGCTTATCGCGCCATGGCGTGTGGATGTCGGGGAAAAGGATCTGCCGAAAGGCCGATAGCTTTGCGCGCCGACTTGGGCAGAACGCGGCAACGATCAGGCGATGATGTCGGGCGTGATCTGGTCTTCGATGAAGGCGATGCGGTCGCGCAATTGCAGCTTGCGCTTCTTCAGCCGCTGCAGCCGCAACAAGTCCGGCGCCGGCGACTGATGCAGCGCGTCGATCGCCGCATCGAGATCGCGATGCTCCTGCTGCAGCCTGGCGAGCTCGGTTTCAAGCTCGCGCTCATCATCGTCGGTCATGGTCTACGTTAGCTGAAAGCGCGATCAGGTTGCGAACGGATTCTTCGGAAGCTGGTGGTGAATATCGTCCCTGCGAGGCCGCTCCGCAAGCTGACTGGGTTCCATAGTCACGATTGGTTACAGATAAATCCGAAAATATGAGAGGCCCCGATTCTGGATTCCCATCGACAGATTCGGCGGCTGGTGTACACTCGCGCGTCCGGATCGAACCTGAGGTTTCACCCACCGAGGAGATTTCGTATGGCACTACAGGCGCATCTTGTTGAACTTGAACGTAAACACAAGATTCTCGAGAATGAATTGCACGAAGCGCTCGTGCACCTTTCCACAGACGACCTGCAAATTGTCGAGTTGAAGCGCCGCAAGTTGATGGTCAAGGATCAGATCGAGCGGTTGAAGCAAACCGCCGACGAAACCCTCCACTAGGTAAGTCCAGCGAAGTATCGAAAATCCCCACACGGCCGGATGGGCGCCGTTGCGCTCGTCCGCCTGTCGGCGATACTTCAGCCTCCGTCACAGCTCCGCCAGCGCGCCGACATGATCGGCGATCGCGAGCGACGACGTCAGTCCCGGCGATTCAATGCCGAACAGGTTGATCAATCCGGCGACGCCGTGATCGGCAGGACCCTGGATCAGAAAATCCTGCGTGGCGACGGCCGGCGGCACGATTTTCGGCCGGATTCCGGAATAGCTCGGCATCAGCGCGCCATCCGGCAGCGTCGGCCAATAGCGCCGGATCGCGGGATAGAAACGCTCGGCGCGGGCAGGATCCACCGCATAGTCGATGCTCTCGACCCATTCGACATCGGGGCCGAAGCGTGCCTGACCGGCCATGTCGAGAGTGAGGTGCACGCCGAGCCCACCCGGCTCCGGCACCGGATAGATCAGGCGTGAAAACGGAGCCCGCGCGCCGCAGCTAAAATAGTTGCCCTTGGCGAGATAGGCGCAAGGAATCATTTCGATCGGCATACCCTCGATGCTGCGCGCCACCGCGGACGCGCTCAAGCCCGCCGAATTGACGAGCAGGTTGCATGCAAGGGTTATCGGCGCATCGCCGCCGGCTTCGATTTCGATACGACCGGCGTTGGCTTGGGCGTGCAGCAGCGGGGTGTGGAATGCGAAGGCAGCGCCGGCTTCTTCCGCATCGCCCCGCAGCGCCAGCATATAGGCGTGGCTGTCGATGATGCCGGTGGACGGCGACAACAGCGCCGCATCGCAACTCAACGCCGGCTCCAGCTCGCGCGCCGCTTCGCCCGTCAGCAACTGCATGTCGTCGACGCCATTGGCCTCGGCATGCGCGCGGATCGATTGCAGCTTTTCGGTCTCCTTCGGCGTCGTCGCCACGATCAGCTTGCCGCACTTGCGATGCGGAATGCCGTGGTCGCTGCAATACTGGTAGAGCGCGTGCTTGCCGCTGACGCACATCTGCGCCATCAGGCTGCCGGCACGGTAATAGATGCCGGCATGAATCACCTCGCTGTTGCGCGAGGAGGTGACGGTACCGATGCCCTCGGCCGCCTCGAGCACGATCACCTCGCGGCCCGCCTGGGCCAGGCGTCGCGCGATCGCGAGCCCGACCACCCCCGCTCCGATGACGACGCAATCGACCTTGTCCATGTCAGCTTCAGGCCCGGAAATCTGGCGCAGGAATCGGCGCTTGCCGCGCCCGGCAATCATCGTTCCGTTCGCTGCAGCAGTCGAACAACCCGTTGGTTTGCTTCGAAATAAGCAGCAAACGTAGTCCCGTTAGTGAAGCATTAATCATGTCGGGCCAATTGCCGTAATTTGGGTCATATTTTAGAATTGTGCGGGTAGTCGTTTACCCGATCCAAACCCGTCAAGCCAGACACTCCGCCCGCAAACCTCGGGTGGGTAATGGCTGACAGCAACCGGCAGGCAGGACGGAAGAATTCGATTCCGGCGCAGGCCCTCGTCTGTCTGCTCGCCACCGCTGCGCCGTGCGGGCTGGCGTGGGGGGCTGGGCTCTCCACGGGCTTTGCCCCGGCGAGCCATATTGGCGAATTCGATTCCACCATGGTCTGGGAGGTCCTGATCGGCGGGATCGTCGTTGCCTCCTTCCTGGCCGCGATCGGCATCTGGATTTTGGCGGCATTGCGCAGGGCGAAGAGCGCCCAATTGCAGCGCAGCGCATTCATCAGCTCGGCGCTCAACAATCTCAACCAGGGCGTCATGATGACCAACGCGCAAAATCGCGTGGTCTTCTGCAACGACCGTTTCCTCGAAATGTACGGGCTGAGCCGCACCGAGATTTCGAGCAGCATGACCGGCCGCGAACTGCTTCAACTGCGGCGCGAGCGGGGACTGCTCAATCTTACAGTCGAGGAGTTCGGCAAGCTTGCCCGCCGCCCGGAAGGCGTCGTTACCGAACTGCCTGACGGTCGATCGGTATTATCGAAGATCTTCCGCCTGCCCAATGGTGGGACGATCGGAACGCATGAGGATTGCACCGAGCAACGCCAGCTCTCACGCAAACTGGCGTCGACCACCAAGTTCCTGGAATCGGTGCTCGACAACGTTCCAGTCTGCGTCGCCGCCAAGAACATCGAGGACGGCCGCTATATCTTCGTCAACCGCGCGTTCGAGCGCTTCTCGCGCTTCTCCCGCGATCATGTCATCGGCAAGCGCGCCGACGAGATCTTCACGCCCGAAACCGCAAAGAGCATCGAGACGGCGGACCAGGCGGCGCTGAGCGCGCCGGAAGGTTACCAGCGCGGCGAATACGTCGTCGAACGGGGCGGTGACAAACGCGTTCTTTCCTCCAACCGCGTGGTCGCGCGCAACGAGAACAACAAGCCGGAATTCCTGATCGCGCTGTTCGACGACGTCACCGACCGCCGGTCGCTGTCGCGCGAACTCGAAAACACCAAGAAATTCCTCGAACTGGTGGTCGACAACATTCCGGTGTCGCTGATCGTGGAGCGCGTCAGCGATGGACGCTACCTGCTCGCCAACCGCAGCGCCGAGACCATTCTCAATCGCCGCCGCGAGGATGCTACGGGCCTTACCGCCGCCGACATCTTCAATCCGCGCGAAGCCAAACTGATCATCGCGCGCGACGAGGCCGCGATCAAGAAGCGCGGCCTGCTCACCGAAGAGCACCCGATCTCCACCAAGGACGGGTTGCGGCTGTTCCTGACGCGCCGCATGACGGTGCTCGACGAGGCCGGCGAGCCGCAATATCTGATCAAGACCCATGAGGACGTCACCGATCGTCGCCAGACCGAGTCGCGGATGGCGCACATGGCCTACCACGACGGCCTGACGGATCTGCCGAACCGCGCCGCCTTCCTGCAGGCACTGGCCCAGATGATCGAGGCCTGCGCCGGCACGGACGAGGAATTCGCGGTGCTATGCGTCGACCTCGACGGCTTGAAGGAAATCAACGACGTGTTTGGCCACGCCACCGGCGACAAGCTCCTGATCGAGGTGGCGGGCCGGATCCAGGCCTGCGCCCGTGGCGGCGTGGTGGCCCGGCTTTCCGGCGACGAGTTCGGCCTGATCATCGACGGCAAGCAGCCGGAGGCGGGCAAGGCGCTTGCCGAAAAACTCGCGCAGACGATGTCGGACGAGTTCGTGATCGACGGCAAGTCGGTGCGGACCGGGGTGACGACCGGCATCTCGGTATTTCCGCATAATGGTTCGGACGCGGCTTCGCTGCTGGCCAATTCCGGCGCGGCGCTGTTCCGCGCCAAGCAGAAGTCGCGTGGCTCGATCAGTATTTTCGAACCGGAGATGGACCAACAGATCCGCGACCGCCGCGTGCTGCACCAGGATCTCTCGATGGCAATCAGGAACGGCGAATTGTCGCTGTACTACCAGCCGCAAGCCGCGGCGGGCCCGACGGTCGGCACCAGCAAGGTCATCGGCTTCGAGGCGCTGGCGCGCTGGATCCATCCGGTGCGCGGCTTCGTGTCGCCGGGCGATTTCATTCCGCTTGCGGAAGAAAGCGGCCTGATCGTCGAAATGGGCGTCTGGATCCTGCGCGAAGCCTGCCGGGAGGCTGCCTCTTGGCCGGTGCCGATGCAGATCGCCGTCAACCTGTCGCCGGCGCAGTTCATGCACGGCGATGTGGTCAGTCTGGTGCATTCGATCCTTCTTGAGACCGGCCTCGCGCCCGACCGGCTCGAGCTCGAAATCACCGAAGGCGTACTGATCGAGGATTTCGACCGCGGTCTGGCGCTGCTGCGGCGGCTGAAGGCGCTCGGGGTGCGGATCTCGATGGACGATTTCGGTTCCGGTTACTCCTCGCTGAGCTATCTGCAGGCGTTCCCGTTCGACAAGATCAAGATCGACCGCACCTTCGTCATGAATCTCGGGCGCAATCCGCAGTCCGCGGCGATCGTTCGCGCCGTCATCGATCTCGGCCATGGCCTCGAAATGTCGATCGTCGCCGAAGGCGTGGAGACCCAGGAACAGCTCGGCTTCCTCGCGGACGAGGGCTGCGACGCGGTGCAGGGCTATTTCCTCGGCAAGCCCCAGCCGATCGGGCACTACGCCGCGCTGGTCGGCCGCAGCGCCGCAAACGACGTCGAGACCGAGCGTAAACTCGCCAGCGCCTGATTTCAGCTACGACATCCACTTTTGGCCATCATGACCTAGTGTAGTGAACTCAGGTTCTCTGCAAGTCACCTATAGCGTATGGCGGACTACGATCTCGCGATCATTGGCGGCGGGTTGAACGGCGTCAGCATCGCGCGCGACGCCGCCGGACGTGGCTTGCGTGTCATCCTGCTGGAGCAGGGCGATCTCGCCGCGGGCGCCTCGTCGGCCTCGCCGCGGCTGATCCACGGCGATCTGGCGAGCCTCGAGCGCCGGCATTTCTTGCGGGTTCGCACGGCGCTCGCAGAGCGCGATATCTGGCTCAGGATCGCGCCGCATCTGGTGCGCCCGATGCGCTTTGCGATTCCCGCGCATTCGGATGAACGCCAGGCCTGGCAGTTGCGCTCATGGCTGCTGTTGTACGATCGGCTGGCCTCGCGCAGCGGTCTGCCGGCCTCGGCGACCGTCGACGTCACCCATCATCCGATCGGCAACGCGCTGAAGCGGCCGTTCGGCACCGCCTTTGAGTATTCCGACTGCGTCGTGGACGATTCCCGGCTGGTGGTACTCACCGCCGTCGATGCCGGGGCGCGCGGCGCGGTGATTCGCACCGGCGCGCGTTGCACCCGGGCCGAACGGGGCAAGGAATGGCGGCTGGTGACGATCGATCGCGGCTTTCGCCAGGTGATCACGGCAAGGGCGGTCGCCAATGCCAGCGGCGCCTGGACGGCGTCTGTCGCCGAGACGGTGCTGCGCGTGCCGCCGCCGAAGCTTGCCGCCGAACAGATGGACCAGGTCGTGGTCCGCCGCTTGTTCGACAGCGACAATATCTATGTGTTTCAGAACAGCGACGGACGGCTGATCTTCGCAAGCCCCTACGAGCGCGATTTTACCCTGATCGGCACCGCCAGCCATGCCTTCAAGGGCGACCCCGCCATCGTTGCGATGGCGGCCGGTGACGTCGCCTATCTCTGCGATGCGGCGAACCGCTATTTCCGCGAGCGGATCGAGACCGTGGACGCAGTGCGTACGCTTTCCGGGGCCAACGTGGTGCGGAACGCCGCGAGCGGGCGCGACGGGGCGATGACGCTCGACCACGGGCGCGGAAGAGCGCCGCTGCTCACGGTGTTCGGCGGCGACGTCACGACGTCGCGGCTGCGGGCGGAGCAAGCTGTCTCGAAGCTGACGCCGTTCTATCCGATGTCGGCGCGCTGGACCGCGAAGGCGCCGCTGCCCGGCGGCGATTTTGCCTGG belongs to Bradyrhizobium icense and includes:
- a CDS encoding glycerol-3-phosphate dehydrogenase produces the protein MADYDLAIIGGGLNGVSIARDAAGRGLRVILLEQGDLAAGASSASPRLIHGDLASLERRHFLRVRTALAERDIWLRIAPHLVRPMRFAIPAHSDERQAWQLRSWLLLYDRLASRSGLPASATVDVTHHPIGNALKRPFGTAFEYSDCVVDDSRLVVLTAVDAGARGAVIRTGARCTRAERGKEWRLVTIDRGFRQVITARAVANASGAWTASVAETVLRVPPPKLAAEQMDQVVVRRLFDSDNIYVFQNSDGRLIFASPYERDFTLIGTASHAFKGDPAIVAMAAGDVAYLCDAANRYFRERIETVDAVRTLSGANVVRNAASGRDGAMTLDHGRGRAPLLTVFGGDVTTSRLRAEQAVSKLTPFYPMSARWTAKAPLPGGDFAWDRFDNEVDEVRERWRFLGEEEAKRLVAAYGTNAKAILGEAKERGDLGPAFGPELTGAEVRYLMQTEWARFPDDILWRRTKLGLTMPPADREALAAFMAAGCTGTK